The Drosophila biarmipes strain raj3 chromosome X, RU_DBia_V1.1, whole genome shotgun sequence genome includes the window TGGGCGCGTTCCCAGGGAGTCGCCAGAACAGATCGAATTATTTTGTCCTGGCTCGATGGTCTCACTGTAAAGTTCGGGTTCAGGGACCTCCTCCGCGGGCACCCTTATGGGTGGGCCAACGCCCTTGGCCGACCGGTGAGCAGTGTAGTGGAAGTGGCTAAAAGGACAGTGGACACAGTGGCCGTGAATGGGGACAAACAGGATCACGGATGCCCGAAGGCAACATCCTCGCACGTAAAATGTGAACCACAGAGCCTAATGCAGATGGGACAAGCAGGGTGGGTGGTTGACGACAAGGTGAGGATGAGGAACAGCAGCTAGTTGAAGTGGGGCGGCGAGCAGCAGCGGAAATCGCTGCGGTACACCTCCTGGGCGGGTCGGAAGGTGCGCCAGTAGTTGGGCGCGCAGCAGATGATCCTGGCCAGGTACTCCTTGAACACATCGTAGGTGGGGTAAACAAAGCGCTCGCAGTGGCGCTTGTGATGGTGACGGCACTCGGTATCCGCGATCCAGTCGCGCGCCAGGTGGTTCTCCTCCAGATTCTGGGACTGCTGTAGCATTGGGTGAACGCCAGCGGTGGTGGTAGGGCCCCCCGCGGCACCACTGAGGCGCGGCTTGGTCTGGAGTGTCACAGCATCCCTGGGGAAAATATTTCAGTTAGATGATTGGCGAACATCCTAAGAGGGAACCTACTCTAGGCCTTGAGCAATCATGCGCTGCACTCCGGGGTTCTGGATCACACGGGAGAAGTGGCGGCAGCGGTTGGCCCTGTCCAGGGTGCACAGGTACCAAGTGGGCATCAGAGCGAAGCGGACCTCGGTCAGGATGCGCTCAGCGCACTCACCCCTCTCAAACCAGTTGTGCTCCAGCCAAAGGACCACCGAAAGGAATATCTGCAGGAGCAGGATGATTATTAGGTGGAGTTCAAAGTTAGAATCATCTTCGACGATCTCACCTCGATCTCCGAGTTGACGCTGAGGTAGCAGTTGCGCAGGATGTGGGTCAGTTCGTGCTCGGTAAAGTCCAGAAAGAAGGTGGAGCTGACAATGCAGAGGAAGACGCGCGAGATGCGGGTCAGCATCAGCTCGCACAAGATGCGCGCTTGCGGGTGGCGACGGGCCTCCAGATACGCCTTGAAGGCGGTATCCTCGTTGAAGAACTCCATTTTCTCCAGGGACGACCACAGCTGGCGCAGCAGCACCGGTATCTGCAGCACCTCCTCCGCCACGACACGGGCGAATAGCTCCCGCTCCTCGTTCGCGTCCACGTCCGGCCCAAGCTGCTCCAGCTGCGGCAGTTGCTCCATGAAGTGGCGAGCCGCATAGATCTTGGCGTAGTTCTGCAGAACGCACTTAAAGCAGCGGTACCGTTCGTTACCGGTGGATATGCCCGCCTCCGTCAACGTGCGCTCGCGCAGCACGCGGAGCAGCTGCTCGGAGACGCGCTCAATGGCCGACGGCGACGGCAGGGATGTGGGACCGTCGCTGCCGCCGAGCAGCTCCATCACGATCTGGTTGGCCTCGCCATCGCCCTCGGCGCCAGCGCCGTCGCCGAGACGGGTTAGCAGCCGCACGATCTGCTGTCGCCCGGCCAGCGCCTTCATCTGGGCAGGATCGCCGGCGTCGGCCTGGCCCTCGCTAGTCGAAGAGGCTGGGGCTGATGCGGGACCCACCTCGTTGTCCGACTGTTCGTTGTCGCCCTGGGCGCCGCTCTCGAGGACTTCTGCCTCCGGCTCGGACtgggactgcgactgcgactccTTGTCCTGCTGTTCTTCTCTCACCTCCGGTTCCAGTTCCTCCTGTTGTTCCGGTTGCTCCAGTGGCTCAGGCATAGACTGGGGCTGTGGTAGAGGAAGAGGCTGTGGCTCTGGTTGCACAGTTGGACGCGACTGAACTTGAGCTTGAGTCAGGTTCGAGACGGTAGCCACCGACATGAAGACCTCTACCGACTCCAGTTCTTCAACATGATTTTGATGttggttctggttctggctGCGGTTGCGGGTGCGCATCTGGGCCTGCGCCTGGGCCTTCTGCTCGTCGGAGACGGGCCGGCGGGACATTCGCTTCATGCTTGGACGCAGAAAGGCTCGCAACATGCGCAGATTAAATGCTTGTAAAATGGATACTAAAATTTAGATGGGTAATGACTTTCGAAGCAGCTGCTAGAAAACTAGTGTATGCTACGTATGCTAAAACTTTCTGATTGTGCTCTGATCCCGGATGACAGTCCGTGTCTGACGTTGGGTGAGAAGCAGTGCCCAAATGCAAGGCCTGCCCCGACTTCCATTTCCTCTTTCTGGATATGTTTCTGCGGTTTAGGTGGTTCACGCTGCCCAAGCGCATCCTCCGGTAGAATGAAGCACTCCCAGGTCCATAAAGTCCGGTATATGGGAGCTAAGGTCCATCCTCCTTGCAGATCTTCATGAGGCAGAGCACCAATCTCGAACCCCTGGCTGCACTTCTCCACCAGCGGGGAACGAGCTGCATGTTGGCCATGGCTCCTCAACAAGTTGATAACCTAGGAGTACTCAGTACTGGGTGCTGCGATAAAGATATTGGGCCTCTTCACCGGAAAATCCCAATTTGCAGAAGTTGCGCTTGCGAAgcacaacaaacaaaatggcGAAAACAAGATGGCGGTGCTTGGGGCTGCCAGACCTGCTTTTGGCGCGAAAACCCAGTTTTCAAATGATcgatttgttatatttttaaaaaacattttaaaaaacctttaCTCAAAATTATTGTTTGACTGCAAGCAATTGAATTCGACCATGCAAATTTAAGCAGTCTGTAACAGCAAATTAAGTCAATATGGAGCCAATTAATCCCCAGATGATAGCATCTCCAACTTTTTGGGtcaatttatttacaaaacaaGTCACTAACTAAGCACTATGGTGGAGATCCCATCGTCCGGCTACCTAATCTGGGCGCGCAGGGCGATGCCGCTGGGAATCTCAACACTGTTCACCTGCAAGAGCTGCACCAGGTTGCGCAGGAACTCTTGCGACACCTTCAGCTCGTCGTCGGCCTCCAGACGCTCGAAGAGATCCAGCGCCGCCTCGTAGTCGTTGCTGCGGCAGAACTGGGCCAGCAGCAGGTCGTAAATCTTCTGCTCGTCGATGGTCCGCTGCACGCCCCTCACTCCGCGCGCCAGCCGAAGGAGCGTCCGCACAGCGCCCTCCTGGCCCAAGTGCTCGCAGTTCTTCACCAGCAGCTCGTGGTTGATGCGGAACTCCGGGTTGATGATCAGGCGGCGCAGCTGCGTCTCCTTCCCGGACTCGGCCAGTGCGAGCAGCAGGGCGCTGTTCATGTTGGCCGCCCCGTGGACGCGGCTCACAGTCGCCGTTACCGCAGCCAAGTGTTGCTGTGCGGACTCGGCCGTGGTTCCGGGGAAACGGGCCAGCTCCTGCTCATCCCCGTTGCCCAGGCGCACCAGCAGCGACAGCAGCTCGAACTGCAGGGGAGTGTGCTTGTGAGTGTTGGCCAACCGCTGGAATTCGGTTACCGCCGCGTCCAGGTCGCCCTTCAGCAGCCACTCCCGCACCACCGGCCCCAGTAGGGCATTGTGCGACTGGCAGTAGCCGAGACCTCGGAGGAAGTCCAGAGTCTCGCGGGTCAGATTCGTTTGTTTAGCGCCCTCCCCTCCCGGGCTCTGTGAGGCGGCCAGCTGGGCCACGTTGGTCAGCAGCTGCCAGACGTTCTTGATTACATAGTCGCCACCGACGACCTTGTGCTGCTCCGCGCGTCGCTGCAGCATCTGCTTGGCAGCCTCCAGCTGCTGACCGTGCACCAAGAGGGCGGCGTAGTCGATCACCTTGTGCTCGTCAATCTGAAAGGCTGAAAGAGGAGGGTCTTGGATATAGACTGCAATCTGTGGGGATCTTGGCGTTAGCTTCTACCTGGATAGGTGCTGTTCAGGCGCTCAAGGCTGGCCTGGGCGCGCGGCAAGTCGCGCAACTTAATGTGCAGGTCCAGGATGGAGGCCATCATCCCCGCGCTCGTCTGGACCTTCAGAGCCTGGCACTTGGCCAGTAGCTGCTGGGCCCGCTCCAAGCGACCACTGCGCACCGAGAGCTGCAGCAGACGGCGCAGCACGCCGCGTGGATTCAGCTGCTTGGACTCCAGCTCTACCAGATGACACTCCAGTTCGTCTATGCTCATGTCGCGCGGATGCTTGATGAAGCCACCGTTGAGCGAGGCAGCATCCGTCGGCAGGGTGACCTGGGAGTTTCGCATCTTCTGCAGGGTTTTGCCGAGGTCCTGGATCAGCTCGTTATCCTCGGTGACCTGCCGGGCTAAAGAGAGTAGGACTTCGGCGGCCGTAGGCGAGAGCTGCAGCTCTACGCGTCTAAGTTCGTGCAGGAAACGCCGCAGGGCGGAGGGGTCCTGGCGCAAGCGCGTCTGCGGTCCAGTCATTTGCAGCAGCAAGGCACCCACGAAGTCCTCGCTCCGCTGTAGTGCCTTCTGTTGCAGCGCCTGGACAACCTGCGCAAAAAGGTCGAAGCGCTTGGTGGCACGGGCATTCACTGCCAGCGATGACAGCGGTTGAATCAGCGTGGAGAGGTCTATGCGCGTTGGATACAGCTTCAGCAGTTCCAGCACCTCGGCcatctgctgttgctgcagcaGGTGGCTAACGACAGGTCCCACGGTCAGCGAAGGCTTCACACCCACCGATTCAAGTGATTTTACGGCCTCCAAGGGCTGCGTCAGCGTTTGTTTGAGGTGGGGAAGCAGGTACTGGCGCAAGGTCTCCTCGTCGCACTCGACGCGCAGGCGCTGCATTTCGGCCACCAGGCGCAGCATGCCACTCTCGCCATCCCGCCGGTGGTGGTGTAGGATCAGGGGCCAGAAGTAATGCGGGCGTAGCTGCTCGCCAGCTTCGGACAGCACCTCCAGGCACTGGAGCCCAGATGAGGGCAGCCGGCGCAGGGCCAACTCAGCCACCAAATGAAGCGCGCGGGCATTCTGGTTTCGCTGGACCAGTTCACTGGCGAACTGCAGTGTTTGCTCCAGTGGGACGTGGGCGCGGAAGAACTCCTGCAGCAGCAGTGCGCCGTACTCATCGACGTTTTGGTTCTGTCCCCCAAACTTCGGAGCAGGCAACGCAGCCACGAGCTGGATGGCCACTTGGGTGCGTCGCTGGTGCACCAGCTGGATGCACAGACTCCTGATAGCGGGCGGCAGGTCGAGTCCGGTAAGGAATTCCCGCGGCAGTTCCTTGACTAACTGCTGGGCCAACTCTGTGTCCACATTCTTACTGGCTAGCACTCCACGCAGCATCTGGAGCAGCTGAGGAGCGGTGAATCCCGCCTCCGTTTGCAGCAGCTCCTTGGCCTGGCCCACTTGGCCGTTCTCCACGAGGGCCTCGAACCAGAGCGCCTGGGTGCTGCTGCCGGACTGTATTCCAGCAGCCCGCATACTGGCCAGGACCGACTCTGCGCCGGGGAGGTCTCCGTTGCGGGCGTGGCCCAAAAGCAGGGCGTGGAAGTTGTGCTCCGTTAGGGCAAAGCTGCGCTCGCGCATCTCGGCCAGCAACTCGGTTGCCATGCGCATGTTCCCCGCGGAACAGGCCACGTCCAGTAGAGCACTGTACAGGGCTGCGTCGGCGGCTCCGTGGTACACGGCAATCTCGGCCAGCAGGGAGCGATGATCGGGCAGGGGCAGGCGGTTCTGGCGCAGCACCTGTAGCCTGGTGTGGTAGTGAACCAACGTGGGCTGGCCCAGTTTGAGGAGTTGAGCCCAAAGGCCCTGGAAGAGCTTCAGTCGATCCTGGGCGCTCTGGGCGGGTAGCAACTCGGGCACGCACGAGCCCAGGAGGAAGTGCACTTGCTCCACGCTCACTCCTTCGGGCGTCGGCGTGCGCTGCAAGTGCTCCAGCACGCGCTGGCTGTGCTCGTAGTTAAGCAGGCTGTGCTGTTGGTAGTACGCCTCCAGCTGCGACCACACATCCTCAACGCTGAATTCCGGCTTTTCGGAGGAGGCGGAGCGCCGGCTCTTCCTGTCGCCCGCACCGAGGACGCCACTGGTGCCCAGGAACCGGCGCTGCAGTGAAGGAGCTGCTGGCGGCATCCAAGTCATCGGCGTCATTGCATAACGCAACCTCAGGCTGGCGGAGGATGCCCGGCGTCCTGGCAGCTGGCTCACTGACCGCCACACACTCTGCAACAGTCTTGCTCGCTGCATCTCGGCTTAGTTCATTCAGTTTTCCGAGATTACGAgacttattttaaattagtttagtCGGCACgcaatgcaataaaaaaaacaacacgCGCCGGCAATCAGCTGTGCGTTCCAGTTGGAAGCTATCGGGAACAGTGCTGCCCATCACGATGATCGTTTGAAATGGTGTTCCGTTATTTGAACCGTCATATTATATCGGACTTTGAATTCCAGTCGGAAGCTATCGGAACCTTTTTTGGTGCAGCTCGGTCAAAAAACACAATGCTTTGACTCCAGTaacaaaattttttagaaattttatattttgtttacaaGGTACcgtctttttttttgcgaaaatttgacTCAAATTTCTTTTGGGCCGAAAATTAGGACCatagttttttggcgaaaaccCGATTTGTCTGTTTGACCTTTTTTGGGGTAGCTCGGTCAAAAATGGTGTAGCTTACAAGCTAGAAAATTGATCGCTCTCATTGTTCGGCTAATTGTAGAAAGTACAAatatttcgaaatttgaattcctaaaagatttttaaatcgaAAAAAGAACTCTCGCGTTCAACTCAACTTGGCACAAAGCGAAAAAAGGTAGATACAATAAGCCTGAATTTAACAGCAAGTTATGTTAACCTTAATTTCTTTTAACAAATATGATTTCAACATGAATTTAGGTGGGTGCTCGAACAGGTAGGACACGAGCGGGAAATAAGGAACCAACTAAAATGTTGTTCGCATGCAGGCTTTTTGGAACCCCTATGTATACATAGCTCTCACATCTACCCATCCCAGCCGTTTTGCCTGCACAGCAGCGGATCCTTAACCATGTCGAGGACCAGGGTCTTTCCGTGGTCCGCCGGCCCCTCGCCGGCCCAAGTCTCCTGGATGCTGGTGACGTACTCGGTGAACTCGGTGACAGTGAAGCGGTGTTGGTACGGGAAGCTCAGACGACTGAGGTGGTACGGACAGTTGGGGTGGTAGACCCACTGGCGCGGGAAGACCACGCCAATGCTGTGGTCCTCGCAGACGGCGAGGAACTCCTCGGTGTCGTCGTACTGGCAGCGCACCCCGATGAAGGACATGGCCTGCTCCAGCGAAGCCATTGTCTCCGGGTCCCGGTTGAAGGCCAGCAGCACGGGATCCGGCCGGAAGAGCTCATCCTTGTCCGGCCGGTTGATGGACTCGCGTAGGCTGAACAAGAAGGTCATGGGCATGTGGTTGAAGCGGACACAGTTCATCAGGCGGCGCATGTACGGCAGGCGCGTCGGCTCCACCGGATGTCCCAGCCAGCGGAGCACGGCAAAGAACACCTCCATCTCTGAGTTGACGCCAATGGCGTCCTGGCGCAGTAATACCTCCAGAACATTGACCTCCAGGTCCAGATACTCGGGGCTGCCCACCAGCGCCAGGAAGTAGTTGCGCAGCCGACCGAGCATCGCCTCGCAGACCTCGCCCAGCGCCGGCAGCTCCTTGGCCTCCAGAAAGACCAGGAAGGCCCTCTTCTCGCGCACCTCGTCGGTGGACAGCAGCTGCCAGCAGTCCTTCTCGAGCAGCGGGACACGCAGGCGGCGCGCCGCCTGGAGGGTGGCCACCGCCACGTTGAACGCCGGCATCTGCTCGGTACGCATCCAATCGTAGAGCGCCGCAAAGCCGCGGGCAGGCACCTCCCGCTCAAGGAACTTGAAGCGGGTCATCCGCCAGTCGCGGTTGGCGAACCACACGGAGTAGCACTTCAGCAGGCTGGGGATGCACTGGAACCGCTGCTGTCCGATCTTGATGCGGACGTAGGCGCCGTGGTTGCCCTTCACCATATCGGCCAGCACAGACGGCACCGCCTTCTTGCGCGGCGCATTGCCAATTGCCACGGGATGGAGCTGGACCTTCAGATAGGAGAACACCGAGCGGAGCGGCACCTGGCAGTCATTGTCCTTGAAGGCCTTCCAGTCGATGTACTCCGCGTCCGTGAACATCTTCCACCGGAGCTCATTCTCCTGCTGCCTGCAAAAGTCCCTCGGCCAAGCGTCATCCTCGGACTGGTTGGGGGAGATGATCTTCCAGCGGGTTGGTGGCTCTTCCTCCGTGTTTTCACCCTTGGTCTTGGCCCAGCTGCTCCTGGCCGTCTTGGGCTTCTTGGCCCTGTGGAACCGAGACCTAACCTTCCAAGTTTTCGGTTTTTCCGATCCCTTATGGCCCATCTTCTTGGACGCAGTCGGGCTTTCGTACAAGCCGCGCGTTTTATCGGAAGCGGGACACCTGATGGAATAGCAATCTCCGAGCTCCATGGTGCTACTGGCAGGCTTGGGAAACGTACGGAGCACCCTGGGCGACAGCTTTGAGCACAGCCAACTTGATCTTGACCTACAAGCCCTACTTTCAAAGGATAGTACTGGCCCTCAAAAATTGGTTCAAAATACATAAACCTCCTTAAGGAAAGCACCTTCTATACACAAATACGTACCTATATTCACTCATGTCCTTGTCTTTATTTTACAACAGCTAATTAATCATATCCCCAGCAAATGCCTTCCTACAGCTTGTATTTAGCCAGGCGTCGGCGCTGCGCAGCCATCGGAGTGCCTTCCGCGCGCAGCTCGTTCAACAAGGATTCCCGCCAAGGGCGAAGCAGGAGACTCTTTGTTGCCAGCAAGGAAGCGGTGGGCAGGAGGGAGTACTGAGCCATGCGATGCCAGAACCCCTGCGCATCGCTCACCACGCTGGTCACCAGGCCGCTGTGGTGGGCAGAGCTGGCATCCGCCCGATCGCCCAGGCGCAGCAGCCAGTTGACGTGGGACACAGTCCACGCGGGGCCCACCTGGGTGCAGGGGTCCAGGTGTGAAAAGGCGGGCTCAAAGCTGGCGGACGGCGTGGCGAAGACCAGGTCGCACAGGCTGCTCACGCTGAGGCCCAGACCCACACACTGGGCCTCGACGAAGGCCACCAGGAGCTTACGATGCCCAAGTAGCTTTTTGGCCATCGAGCGCATCACAAAGTTGGCCGCCTTCTCGGGGATGTACTGTTCCTCGGCATCGTCGCTACTGACCGCTTTCAGCTGACTCGCCAACTGCCGCATTCTCTTCTCCTGACCCTGTCTCAGGGCCAGCGGTTCCTTTTCGCCCCCGCATCCTGCAGAGAACTCCCCCGACAGCACCACCAGCTGAACACCGGGATCCGCAGTGGCCAGATCCAGCGCGCGCATCAGTTCGTAGATGGTGCGGCGATTCCATTGCCGCTGGAAGTGGATGTGGAGCAACCCAGGGCGCTCCTTAACGACCAGCTCCCTGAAGTGCTTGCAGCTCCTTTCGTGCGTGGCCATCGTGGCTGCTTCGCAATCGAGACTGACAGCATCAGATTGCCGAAAGACAGGACGGGCGTCAACATCTGCGCTTATCATGTGGTCAAAGTGCAGCTACGCCTTCATCTCACGCATCTTTTGTGCCAATTCAGTGCGCTAATCAACGCACTTGCTGCTGGGAGATTTCATTAGTGTACATGCTGAGTATATGCTATCTTTACCTCCTCTGCTGGCTAGCCAGGCCACTTAAACCTTCCAGCTTAACAATGTAGCTCTGCGAGAGTTCATCAGGTTCAGGGAACTTTATTAGCTACGTAAGAACTATGTTAATAATATACAAGTGCCTCTCAGACACGCCCTCCGGAATAAATAACCAATGGACTACACTCAGTGCTCGTCCAGATGTGAGAACTTCTTGCGCAGCTTCTCGCGCCTCTCCTTCTTCACGTGTCGCCAGGGCTTGGCTGCCGGATCTGTGCCGGCCACCAGGGAGCCGTCGTTGGCTAGGCGCACATTCGGGAAGTTGGCGCGTCCCTTGACGTGGACATGGGTGGGCTTGGCGGAGAAGAACTGATTGTCTAGCTCCTTGGACGTGCTTTTGTCGATCTGCGGGACAACCAAGGTCAATAAGCGGGATTGGGGCTAGTTCAGATAACAATTCTTACCCGCATAGCTCGTTGCTGCTTGCTGGGAAGCTGCGATTCCTCGACGACCTTGCGTTGGCGTTCGGGGAAAGTGTGGTATTCCGCCTGGGTCACCGAGGGCGGACCCATGGCGTAAAGCAGTCTGCCATTGACGTAGTCCTTAAGCACATATCTGGCAGAGCGCGCCTGATCCGGCTGTCCGTTGGAGGTCATAAACCCACGATTGTCTGAGACATACCgaaaagaaagagaaaggGCGAGtgatgaaatattaaataacaaaaaaaggagGACTATGTACTCACATCCATaggccagcagcagctcctcAGAGTGTGGCGGCCGCTCCATGTCCTCGCCTTCCAGCGGCTTGGCTATCACAATACCGTATTTGTCCTCAAGGACGTGGCGGGGAATGCGCTCGCACAGCAGGTTGACAGCGGGCACGTGGTCGCGCATTTGGTCGATGGGTAGGATGCCGTTGAGCAACATGTCCGCCTTGGTCAGAACGAAGCTGGGCATCACCAGACCGGGGCAGTCGCAGAGCAAAATGTCCTTGTCTAAGAAAAGCGTCTGAAAGCGTTTAGTTTTGCCGGGCGTGGCCGACACGGACACCTTCTTTACTGTCATCAGCGAGTTAATTGTGCTGCTCTTGCCCACATTGGGGTAGCCGACCATTCCGATGGTCACGTGCTGCTCCGTGTGCCGCGGACCGGTGTAAATGTGGCGCAGAAACTCAATGAGCTCCAGGCGCGAGAGCAAACGGGGACTGTTTTTATCGCCAGGCAGTTGCGGCAGCTGTTCGGTTTCCTTCTCTTGGTCCACCTTAAGCTTCTGCTCGATGGCGCTCAGTGTGTTTTCCACCTTGTCCAGCGACTGGTGGATCTCCTCGGCTGCCTGGCGCAGCTGCTGTACCTCGGGAAAGGATTCCTGGCGCGCGGCCTCCGCCTCCCGCttcagctcctcctccaccagGGTGGCTGAGTAGAAGGCCGTGCGAATGCCCTCGCTGTCGAAGTATTCCGCCCAGTGGCGACGCTGCTCCGCAGTGAGCAGATCTGACTTGTTCACAAGGATCATGTTCATCTTTGTCGGGTCCACCTCCTTTACGTAGCGCTCCAGGTCGACGCTGCGAAACAACAGCGGATTGCGGGCGTCCACGATCTGGACAACCACGTCGGAGCGCTCCACCACGCGCCACAACTGGCGCCAGAACTCGAGATTCTTCTCGTAGGGCGTCATCAGGATCTCTTCGTCCTCCTGCAGCAGCGCCAAATCGCGACGCCAGTCAAGGAAGGCCTCGTTTTCGGCCCGTTCCAGCTCCTCGGCGCTTGTATCCTTGCTCCACTTGGGACGCCGCGGGATCTTCAGCTGATCGCGGTGCTCGTCGTGCTTCTGGTGCATTCGCTGCTCCTGCGTCTTGCTGAGCAGTCCCACGCGCTGCTTGGGGTTCACGAACGTGATATTGAGCTTCTCGGCCTGGAACTCGGTGCCAGCCAGCTCGGCAGTGCGCAGGAACGCCTGGAACGAAGACTCCTCGGTAACCGAGGACAGGTTGAGGCGCCCCCAGTCGTAGCCATCCTGCAGCTCGGTGGTGTGTAGCTGGAGGAGAGTTGGTAATACAATGTAGTCTACGCTGTTGTACTCTCTGCTGGCGATCTTACCATTGTGTCGTTGTCCACCTTGCGGCGGGCTGTGTGACCGAAGCGATCCTTGATCAACTGACGGCCCAGGTTGGACGCGCCGCCATTGTTCTTCTTGCCCATGGCGCAATTACTGAATTCACAGGTGTACGAGACAAGtaactatttatattttaagtgtTAAATGTTTACAAAATATCACACGTGTTTTCGAAGTGAAGGCTTTCGATTCGATTGTTGAAATCGAATAGGTATCGATAGCTCGCAATAATACGCAGTATTTTATGCTGTTATCGATATGTATCGTTCCTAGAATGTCGGGAAactacaaatttaaaaaaatacgaagTATTTCTTGGTAAAACGATGAAGAGTATAGAATATTGgctattgtttattttttggtacacAATCGCAGATTGTTTGGAATCTCTTTTGCTTTCACACACTTTGCACTTACAACTAGGATTCGAGTGGTCTTCCGGTGGGAAACTTCCGGCAGAAGGCAGCACGCCGGGAACACAGTGGTTATTCAGTACGGATCGGAATCGGTGTCCTCATCGCTTTCCCCATCAAAGTCGCCATTCCACACTATGGGCCAGACAGCGTTCCGGGAACAGCTTCCGCCCAGGGCCTTGCAGAACGTGTTGAAGGTGCTGGCCTGGCTGAAGCCCAGGATCTCGCGCTCCTCGTAGATGCGGTACGTAAAGGTGCTCTCGTAGGTGCCCACGAAGTAGCGGGCGTAGGCGCAGACCAGCTGGTCAACCACCGCCACGCCCCCATCCTTCAGCTCCCGCCGCTGGGCGTTCGATTCCGGCGCAAAATGAACGAAACGGAAGCGGTAGAAGAGCTCCTTCAGCTCCATCAGCTCGTAGGGCGTAGCGTCGCTGGCCACGAACACTGTGGTCATATTGTAGGCTCTCAGCAACTGCTTCACCTGCTGGGCGGCCGCCTTAAGGCTGGGCGTGGTCGCCTCTCTCGAGCGCACAAAGTCGCCCCGCCTGAGGTGGGCGCAGAGGAAATCTCCGCCTCGCGCGTTGCGCTTTGGTCGCTCAAGTTCCCACATGGCAGGGCGCTGAACCCCGGCTGACGCAGCTGTGGTAGCCAGTGCCTGCTGTCGAAAGTCGTCGGCCACCCGGTCAAGGTGCCGGGCGAAGCGCATGGAGCGTCGGGCTCGCCAAAAGTGCTCGTCGCCCCAGTGGTCGTGGAGCACGGTCTCTGCGCTGAGCAGAGCGTAGGTACGCATGTCGTCCGCATCATCCGCGCCTGCCGTGTCTTCGGCGATGGCCCCGCGGAGCAGCTGTTCCAGCAACCCGGCGCTGCCCTGGAAGCGGACGCAGTGGAAGCGACCCACGCGCAGCTCCGACTGTTGCAGCAGCGGTCCACCCGCCAGAGATCCCTCGCTGCATGGCTTGTCCGTGATGCGCTCGAACTTGTCCCGGAAGATGCCCTGCTCCAGCATGATCTCGTAGTGCTGCAGCCGGAAGGCGTGCGTCACGTGGAC containing:
- the LOC108023198 gene encoding uncharacterized protein LOC108023198, coding for MLRAFLRPSMKRMSRRPVSDEQKAQAQAQMRTRNRSQNQNQHQNHVEELESVEVFMSVATVSNLTQAQVQSRPTVQPEPQPLPLPQPQSMPEPLEQPEQQEELEPEVREEQQDKESQSQSQSEPEAEVLESGAQGDNEQSDNEVGPASAPASSTSEGQADAGDPAQMKALAGRQQIVRLLTRLGDGAGAEGDGEANQIVMELLGGSDGPTSLPSPSAIERVSEQLLRVLRERTLTEAGISTGNERYRCFKCVLQNYAKIYAARHFMEQLPQLEQLGPDVDANEERELFARVVAEEVLQIPVLLRQLWSSLEKMEFFNEDTAFKAYLEARRHPQARILCELMLTRISRVFLCIVSSTFFLDFTEHELTHILRNCYLSVNSEIEIFLSVVLWLEHNWFERGECAERILTEVRFALMPTWYLCTLDRANRCRHFSRVIQNPGVQRMIAQGLEDAVTLQTKPRLSGAAGGPTTTAGVHPMLQQSQNLEENHLARDWIADTECRHHHKRHCERFVYPTYDVFKEYLARIICCAPNYWRTFRPAQEVYRSDFRCCSPPHFN
- the LOC108023192 gene encoding leucine-rich PPR motif-containing protein, mitochondrial, producing MQRARLLQSVWRSVSQLPGRRASSASLRLRYAMTPMTWMPPAAPSLQRRFLGTSGVLGAGDRKSRRSASSEKPEFSVEDVWSQLEAYYQQHSLLNYEHSQRVLEHLQRTPTPEGVSVEQVHFLLGSCVPELLPAQSAQDRLKLFQGLWAQLLKLGQPTLVHYHTRLQVLRQNRLPLPDHRSLLAEIAVYHGAADAALYSALLDVACSAGNMRMATELLAEMRERSFALTEHNFHALLLGHARNGDLPGAESVLASMRAAGIQSGSSTQALWFEALVENGQVGQAKELLQTEAGFTAPQLLQMLRGVLASKNVDTELAQQLVKELPREFLTGLDLPPAIRSLCIQLVHQRRTQVAIQLVAALPAPKFGGQNQNVDEYGALLLQEFFRAHVPLEQTLQFASELVQRNQNARALHLVAELALRRLPSSGLQCLEVLSEAGEQLRPHYFWPLILHHHRRDGESGMLRLVAEMQRLRVECDEETLRQYLLPHLKQTLTQPLEAVKSLESVGVKPSLTVGPVVSHLLQQQQMAEVLELLKLYPTRIDLSTLIQPLSSLAVNARATKRFDLFAQVVQALQQKALQRSEDFVGALLLQMTGPQTRLRQDPSALRRFLHELRRVELQLSPTAAEVLLSLARQVTEDNELIQDLGKTLQKMRNSQVTLPTDAASLNGGFIKHPRDMSIDELECHLVELESKQLNPRGVLRRLLQLSVRSGRLERAQQLLAKCQALKVQTSAGMMASILDLHIKLRDLPRAQASLERLNSTYPAFQIDEHKVIDYAALLVHGQQLEAAKQMLQRRAEQHKVVGGDYVIKNVWQLLTNVAQLAASQSPGGEGAKQTNLTRETLDFLRGLGYCQSHNALLGPVVREWLLKGDLDAAVTEFQRLANTHKHTPLQFELLSLLVRLGNGDEQELARFPGTTAESAQQHLAAVTATVSRVHGAANMNSALLLALAESGKETQLRRLIINPEFRINHELLVKNCEHLGQEGAVRTLLRLARGVRGVQRTIDEQKIYDLLLAQFCRSNDYEAALDLFERLEADDELKVSQEFLRNLVQLLQVNSVEIPSGIALRAQIR
- the LOC108023201 gene encoding uncharacterized protein LOC108023201, whose product is MSEYRACRSRSSWLCSKLSPRVLRTFPKPASSTMELGDCYSIRCPASDKTRGLYESPTASKKMGHKGSEKPKTWKVRSRFHRAKKPKTARSSWAKTKGENTEEEPPTRWKIISPNQSEDDAWPRDFCRQQENELRWKMFTDAEYIDWKAFKDNDCQVPLRSVFSYLKVQLHPVAIGNAPRKKAVPSVLADMVKGNHGAYVRIKIGQQRFQCIPSLLKCYSVWFANRDWRMTRFKFLEREVPARGFAALYDWMRTEQMPAFNVAVATLQAARRLRVPLLEKDCWQLLSTDEVREKRAFLVFLEAKELPALGEVCEAMLGRLRNYFLALVGSPEYLDLEVNVLEVLLRQDAIGVNSEMEVFFAVLRWLGHPVEPTRLPYMRRLMNCVRFNHMPMTFLFSLRESINRPDKDELFRPDPVLLAFNRDPETMASLEQAMSFIGVRCQYDDTEEFLAVCEDHSIGVVFPRQWVYHPNCPYHLSRLSFPYQHRFTVTEFTEYVTSIQETWAGEGPADHGKTLVLDMVKDPLLCRQNGWDG
- the LOC108023216 gene encoding chromodomain Y-like protein 2 → MISADVDARPVFRQSDAVSLDCEAATMATHERSCKHFRELVVKERPGLLHIHFQRQWNRRTIYELMRALDLATADPGVQLVVLSGEFSAGCGGEKEPLALRQGQEKRMRQLASQLKAVSSDDAEEQYIPEKAANFVMRSMAKKLLGHRKLLVAFVEAQCVGLGLSVSSLCDLVFATPSASFEPAFSHLDPCTQVGPAWTVSHVNWLLRLGDRADASSAHHSGLVTSVVSDAQGFWHRMAQYSLLPTASLLATKSLLLRPWRESLLNELRAEGTPMAAQRRRLAKYKL